GGTGAGGAAGTTGATGAAGTTGAGGCAATCAGGCCAGCCGTTGAGCGTGTCGGCGGCGAAGGCCGGGATGGACGAGAAGACGGCGCGCAAGTATCTGCGCCACGGGAAGCTCCCGAGCCAGTGCTTGCCAGAGCGCACCTGGCGAACACGAGAAGACCCCTTCCGGGAGGTCTGGGATGAGGTGAAGGAGATGCTGGCGTTGCAGCCGGGTCTTCAGGCGAAGACCGTGTTTGCCTATCTGCAACGGCAGCGCCCGGGTCGATTCGCCGACGGCCAGCTTCGCACGTTGCAGCGTCGGATGCGCATCTGGCGGGCTCTGGAGGGGCCTTCGCGGGAGGTTTTCTTCGCGCAGCGTCACGACCCAGGCCGACTCGGCCAATCGGACTTCACGGACCTCGCGTCGTTGGGCGTGACCATCGCCGGCGAGTTGTTCCCCCATCTGCTGTATCACTTCGTGCTGACGTATTCGAACTGGGAGAACGGGACGGTGTGCTTCTCGGAGAGCTTCGAGAGCCTGAGCGCAGGGTTACAGAACGCGCTCTGGAAGCTGGGGAAGGTGCCGATCGCGCATCAGACCGATCGCATGACCGCGGCGGTGCACAAGCTGGATCACCCCGACGAGTTTACGGCTCGTTATCGGGCGTTGCTCGGGCACTACGACCTCGAGGGCAAGAAGATCCAGGCGCGCAAGGCGAACGAGAACGGCGACGTGGAACAACGTCATCACCGCATCCAGGTCGCGCTGGACCAGGCGTTGATGCTCCGCGGTAGCCGAGAGTTCGCGAGCCGTTTCGAGTATGAGGCGTTTCTCGAGGCGGAGTTCGACCAGGCGAATGCTGGTCGCCGCGCACGGCTTGACGACGAGCTTTCCGTGATGCGCCCGTTGCCTCGGGCTCGGCTGAACGATACCAAACGAGAACGAGTTCGCGTGCGTCAGGGCAGCACGATCCGCGTATCGAAGAATACGTACTCGGTACCGAGCCGCCTGATCGGCGAACAGGTGGACGTGCGGATCTTCG
The sequence above is a segment of the bacterium genome. Coding sequences within it:
- a CDS encoding IS21 family transposase → MKLRQSGQPLSVSAAKAGMDEKTARKYLRHGKLPSQCLPERTWRTREDPFREVWDEVKEMLALQPGLQAKTVFAYLQRQRPGRFADGQLRTLQRRMRIWRALEGPSREVFFAQRHDPGRLGQSDFTDLASLGVTIAGELFPHLLYHFVLTYSNWENGTVCFSESFESLSAGLQNALWKLGKVPIAHQTDRMTAAVHKLDHPDEFTARYRALLGHYDLEGKKIQARKANENGDVEQRHHRIQVALDQALMLRGSREFASRFEYEAFLEAEFDQANAGRRARLDDELSVMRPLPRARLNDTKRERVRVRQGSTIRVSKNTYSVPSRLIGEQVDVRIFAEVLEVWYAQRRVEVIPRLRGTSKHRIQYRHIIDWLVRKPGAFANYRYREDLFPTTHFRMAYDLLCQTTPARASKEYLQILELAARESEVGVDVALHTLLTSGASVTAGEVKALVMDDPVRAPGHDVDVEAPDLGAYDALFSREEVAAWAEV